From one Octopus bimaculoides isolate UCB-OBI-ISO-001 chromosome 1, ASM119413v2, whole genome shotgun sequence genomic stretch:
- the LOC106871511 gene encoding glycine cleavage system H protein, whose product MALVALGRNACSCAARLMSRSSPVLTSLQKYRHFSLSSRSYSERFYNKSHEWISISNGVGTIGISDYAQDAIGEIVFVSLPDIGTELKIGQQCGEIESVKSVSELYSPMSGMVTETNSVVIDEPSQINASPFENGWLMKIEVSDKSESNELMSETAYQEFLTTFEH is encoded by the exons ATGGCGCTTGTTGCTCTTGGACGGAATGCTTGTTCTTGCGCTGCTAGGTTAATGAGCCGATCCTCACCAGTACTAACATCATTACAGAAATACAGACATTTCAGCCTATCTTCTCGATCGTATTCTG agagATTTTATAACAAGTCCCATGAATGGATTTCCATTAGTAATGGTGTTGGAACAATCGGGATTTCTGATTATGCTCAG GATGCTATTGGTGAAATAGTTTTTGTATCGTTACCCGACATTGGTACAGAGTTAAAGATAGGAC agCAGTGTGGTGAGATCGAAAGTGTGAAATCTGTGAGTGAACTTTATAGTCCCATGTCTGGAATGGTTACAGAAACCAACTCAGTTGTGATTGATGAACCAAGTCAAATCAATGCATCTCCTTTTGAAAATG GGTGGTTGATGAAGATTGAGGTGAGTGACAAAAGTGAATCAAATGAGTTGATGTCAGAAACTGCCTACCAAGAATTCTTAACAACATTTGAACACTAA